In Armatimonadota bacterium, the sequence GGGAACGGGATTGGATGACCCGGGCGCTCTCCAGCTTGCGCAGGGCGTTCACGATCACGGACCGCGTGATGCCCGCCCGATCCGCCACCCGGCTCGCGACCACGATGCCCTCGGCATCCCCCAGCTCCTGGAGGATGTGACGGATGGCCTCCAGCTCCGAGTAGGAGAGGGCTCCCAAGGCGGTCCGGACTTGCTCCGCGGCCTGGGGTTCGAGGAGGGCACGGCTTTCCATCACCAGCATGTGGAGGGCCAGCACCGCGGCCCCGTACTGCACGAGCCCTTCCTCCTCTGGCTGGAAGGCCTCTTTCCGAAGCAGCAGGAGGCTTCCCACCCGACGGCCGGAGGCCTGCAGGGGAAAAGCGAGCAACGCCTTGCCTCCTCCTTCCAGAGCTTCCAGGAGGGGACCGGAACGGAGGTTCGCGGCAGGCTCCGTGAGCCTCTCTAGAGCCTGCACCGCGGCAGGAGGTAGACCCGCCTCCACCTCCAGGGGACGGGGTAGGGGTCCCCAGGTGGCAACGACCTTACCCTCCGCGTCCAGGAGCACCGCGGCACTTCGGGT encodes:
- a CDS encoding GTP-sensing pleiotropic transcriptional regulator CodY, which translates into the protein MKDVLLESARRIAQAIGREIGRTSAQEVLAILGDATRSAAVLLDAEGKVVATWGPLPRPLEVEAGLPPAAVQALERLTEPAANLRSGPLLEALEGGGKALLAFPLQASGRRVGSLLLLRKEAFQPEEEGLVQYGAAVLALHMLVMESRALLEPQAAEQVRTALGALSYSELEAIRHILQELGDAEGIVVASRVADRAGITRSVIVNALRKLESARVIQSRSLGMKGTYIKILNPLLREELERGRTGR